A genomic window from Vigna radiata var. radiata cultivar VC1973A chromosome 2, Vradiata_ver6, whole genome shotgun sequence includes:
- the LOC106755839 gene encoding uncharacterized protein LOC106755839: MDRQWEEIFRQMEQRFNEQLQEQKQIQRALEEKLQSMTQGTLGVPTETPTPPPASTKGSCSAAEPTSYSGQYDMLVEGDPARIMAVGRVVEGGVTIHGVPIAPEHVRVMIDEVRDPQAQVPVPTPEIQFVGEAVGTVLAWPRALIVTHIGTQQFTRPQKQPMNEEPIPDADDGDDMAEAEDDPISKLMARCPRFTKGSVEIYWDLRVFGLPPTCHYISHSMMYRRSFRATCG; this comes from the exons ATGGATCGTCAGTGGGAAGAAATATTTCGTCAAATGGAGCAGCGATTCAATGAGCAActacaagaacaaaaacaaatacaaagagcgcTTGAGGAGAAGCTACAGTCCATGACGCAGGGCACCCTAGGTGTGCCAACTGAAACTCCCACACCCCCTCCTGCCAGCACCAAAGGATCGTGCTCTGCTGCTGAACCTACTAGCTACAGTGGTCAGTATGACATGTTGGTTGAAGGGGATCCCGCACGCATTATGGCTGTTGGACGAGTAGTTGAGGGAGGAGTcactattcatggtgttcccataGCACCCGAGCACGTGcgtgtcatgattgacgaggttcGGGATCCCCAGGCTCAGGTGCCTGTACCCACTCCAGAAATTCAATTTGTGGGAGAGGCCGTAGGAACTGTTTTAGCTTGGCCTAGAGCATTGATTGTCACACACATTGGGACACAACAG TTCACACGTCCTCAAAAGCAGCCGATGAATGAGGAACCAATACCTGAtgctgatgatggtgatgacatgGCTGAAGCGGAGGATGATCCCATATCAAAACTAATGGCAAGATGTCCCAGGTTTACCAAAGGATCAGTAGAAATATACtgggatttaagagtatttggtctccccccCACTTGCCattatatatcacattcaatgatgtatcggaGATCATTTCGGGCAACATGTGGTTGA